The Stegostoma tigrinum isolate sSteTig4 chromosome 22, sSteTig4.hap1, whole genome shotgun sequence DNA segment GATCTTGAAAGGCCCTTTTCTCTCTGGGAATACTCTTGTCCGCATCCAGCCCCTGTTGACTCAGGGAGTAGGCTGgaagctgggtccctggggcAGATGCATGAGATAGAACGCAAGGTATATGTGCCAGCCTCCCCCCTTTTAATCAAACACGTTTTCAGCTATTTACCGACTAGCTGGAAGGCTTAATATAACGGAGAAAAAAGAATCTAAAGAGATTTGCCAGTTTTGTTTTCCTGAAACCATTTACGATCTGGAGATTAACTTCCAAGATGAAattgctatgtgtgtgtgtgtgtgtgtaaaataatTCCTAGGGCCTTGCGGGTGGgtgtagagagggagagaggagagaggagaatgGGACTTACTGATCGCGTTTGCAGCCAACTAGCACGGGCGCTGTCGGCCGAGCTGTCTCAATCTACATATGCAGGTCATCTGAGGCTAGTAATACCAAAAACTAAAGGGACCGATATGAGTTTGCACGGTAACTTGCAAATGAAACTTGATGCAGATAAACATGCGCTTAAATTATTGGGGCCCGAGCTTTGTATGGGGACACATTAAATAAATTCCCTGGTGTCAAACTAATCGGGTTGAGATTGAAGGGGATCTGGGATCAATAGTGATTCTGTTATTGTGTAACAATAAAAGAAACCAGAAACAGGGTTTCTGATCATTGTGAAAAATAGATGTCAGCCATTTAGCTAAAGCTGTACAGAGCACTGTTCAAATCTTGTTGTGCGTTCCGAATGCATTGAGTTGTTAAAACTCAAGGGAAAACATCATTCTTGGATACAGTACAGAGAAGTACAGGTGGATGTTCCCTCGTGTCAAGAGTTGTGGAAAAATAAAGTTTGTAAAAGAACCCTGGAATATTCTGCTCCAAAAGGAGAATGAGACGCATTAATGTGATTCACAAAATCCTGAATGCAATCAGAAATATGAACTGGGCTTTTCTTTGAGTTAAACCATATTTTAAGAGAAGACAAAatcatttaaaaactgaaaaggaATTTCACATTGATGTTGGGAAGCCAGGAGTAATTGATATCCGGGTAATGTAACACCAGATTGTATTTATATCGGATTTTCATGACCCCTGGCTGTCCTGGAACATTCGCAACCAGCAAATAATCTTTTGAGTCGCGTCTCTGTTTTAATATAAGAACGTTAGCAGACAATTTGTAGACAGCAATGTCCCATGAACAGAAATGACATTAAATGGCGAAATAATGTCCAACTGTTGTGCTGAGGGGTAAGCAGTGATGATGGCTCTGACCGAATTTGCCAGACTTGCTTTCAATACTGTTGTGGAATCTTTTATATTCAGTTAAGGAGGCAAATTGAAGTTTGGTTTAATGTGGTTCAGGTCTTAAACCCTAAACCTTTCTTTTTGAGATGAAACTGTTACTTTCTGAGTTGTTGCTAACTGTCTTATATAACATCTTAACACCTGTCTTGATAACTTGGTTCACATTGGTCGTTTAAAATATAACTGGGACATTTAAACATGTTCCTTCTAGTACCAGAGCTAGGTTTTGTTACCTATCCAATACATTCCTAACTCTCTATTCTAGATGGATCCTGATTTGTCTAGTTGTATTCACAGTTAAACTGCCACATTTTGGTTGTAAAATAAGTTCTATGTATGTGATACATATGTCTCTTTAGGTGCAATAGTCTCCCTTCTGACTTGCACCACTTACTTTCTCGATATTGATTACTACAGGGGAAAGACGGCGAAAGAAAGTGAAAGATTAATGAAAACAATATGAGCGTCTGAATTGGGACTCATAAGTGATCATCAGTTTTAGCTGCCTCGTTTGTAAACACTGTGGCTCTAATATGCTGATGTCAAAACTTAATTGTATTGCTATGTTTCATTGgtattcttttattttatttggcTATTTGGCGACACAGTAAAATTATACACATGACTGTTAAGTGGCTTATTTAACAATCTGTGTATTACTGCATTGCCTTTGCTATAATTTCTATGATTAAGAAATACatataaataaaagtaaaattgaaGAGCTGTTAGTTTCACAACACATTCATGATGCAAATCACACATCAAAGTAGAATGAGATTTGCATTGACATCATCCCTCGTCATAGCAAACTGAAAGAAATGGGAAGACGTATTAATACACCTCTTATATGGCTTGTTGTATATAATTAGACTGAGGTGATTAGTTATACTTAAGATCACTTTAATCTCATGCAGGATGAAATGAGAAGTGTCAGGCTCAGGCACTTTGAGAAGCAGTAAAGTTTCCATTTCAACCTAGCTTGTGAGTTACTGGGTTTGAATTGCATATTTGTTATAAAATACCACCACTTCTGAAGCCCACAAGTTTAGGTGATTGTGAGTATCCATCATGACACAGATATTGGATTGTTTATAAGGTAATGGATCAATGTGATCCAGTTAAAACTAATGCCCTAATTTAACAAGTGCTGCAAATGATTTCTCTGTCCTTGCATTACTCTAACATTACAAAGTGTAATTTTCATCCTTAATCACCAATAAAGCATATTAGACATAAAAAAAGCAGTGTTAGAACTTCTCAAATTAATTTAGCATTTTAATTATCAAGATTTGGCTCTTATCTTTATTTTAGCTAACAGTAACATCCAAAAATGCTTCCTGTAAATTGCTGGAATTATTTAAACTTTATTATTCCAGGCTGTCATTTTATTTGACAGTaactttaattttgtttcattttcagatCATGCACCAATGAGTGCTGAATTACAACACACTATTGGATAACCAAGTTGTCCTTAAAAAAGAGACGGCTTGGTGGAGCCAAGGACTCTTGCAGAAGCCTACTTTCACAGATGTGGTGTGCTCTTCCTTAACGTTCAAAACTGTTTCTTCAAAGGTTGTTCCAGAAATTTTCAAGACTGTATCCCAAAGTAGAAACGCAGCAGTCCCAGGCGTTGGCAATGGGCAGCGTGCGTGCCAACCGCTACAGCATTGTGTCCTCAGAGGAAGACGGGATGAAACTAGCTACCATGGCAGTTGCCAACGGCTATGGCAATGGCAAAAGCAAGATACATACCAGGCAACAGTGCCGGAGCAGATTTGTGAAGAAAGATGGCCATTGCAATGTTCAGTTTGTAAATATGAGCGAGAAGGGGCAACGCTACTTGTCAGACATCTTCACAACATGTGTGGACATTCGTTGGCGGTGGATGCTGGTCATCTTCTGCCTGTCTTTCATCTTGTCCTGGCTGTTGTTTGGGTGCATGTTTTGGCTTATTGCACTGATGCATGGTGACTTGGACAACAAAGAAATGCATAAACCATGTGTTTCAGAGGTCAAAAGCTTTACAGCTGCATTTCTATTCTCCATTGAGACTCAGACCACGATTGGATATGGCTTCCGTTGTGTGACAGAAGAGTGCCCCATAGCTGTGTTCATAGTAGTCTTTCAGTCCATTGTGGGCTGCATCATTGATGCTTTCATCATTGGTGCTGTCATGGCCAAGATGGCCAAACCAAAAAAGAGAAATGAGACACTCATTTTCAGTGACAGTGCTGTGATTGCTATGAGAGATGGAAAGCTCTGTTTAATGTGGCGAGTTGGAAATTTACGAAAGAGCCATTTAGTGGAAGCCCATGTAAGGGCCCAGCTGCTTAAATCTAGAATAACACCAGAGGGTGAATACATACCCTTGGATCAAGTAGATGTTAATGTAGGCTTTGATAGTGGAATAGATAGAATATTTCTAGTGTCGCCTATTACAATAGTACATGAAATTGATGAAGACAGTCCTTTCTATGACTTGAGCAAACAGGACATGGACAATGCAGATTTTGAAATTGTCGTGATTCTTGAAGGAATGGTGGAAGCTACAGCAATGACCACACAGTGTCGCAGCTCGTATCTTGCAAGTGAAATTCTCTGGGGTCACCGATTTGAACCAGTGCTCTTTGAGGAGAAAAATTACTACAAAGTTGATTATTCCCGCTTTCACAAAACCTACGAGGTTCCTAATACGCCTCTCTGCTGTGCCAGGGATTTGGCAGAAAAGAAATACATACTCTCCACACCCAACACTTTCTGCTATGAAAATGAGGTGGCCCTCATGAACAAAGACGATGAGGACAGTGAGGCTGGGACACCAGATAGTCCAAGTACAGAGACACTAACTAACACGGACCATAATCAGGCCACCGTCCCATTAGAGCCTCGCCCCCTCAGACGAGAATCTGAAATCTAACATCTAAAAtgtatctttttctttaaaaaaaagataatgtATCCATCCAAGCATATTATGCTTAACTGTGCCCAGAACAGCACATCAAGAAAAGGGTACTGTTGAAGTCAGGCTTTGCTGAAAGGCAGTCCTACAGAGGTTGTTCTTCTTTAGTGACAGATGGTAGGAGAACAATTCTTTCAAACAAAGCACTAATAATAATTTTTAACCTGATAAGGAGGCACATAATAGCAAATGCAGtagcatatatatatatataatatacatATATGGCAAAACTTGAACTTGCAGGAAAGACTGGATGGACGTAAGttaacccaaaacattatctACACCGATCAAAATGGCTCTCAATGGAAACTTAAAGCTCTGAGCGAGGCTTTCATCTGCTCTGAAATGGTTTAACTGAACTCCTGAAAGAACAGTGACCACTGAAGAACAATTTAATTGATAAGTTGATAAGTGAAGTTGCGGCTTATATAATATTTATTTTTGAAGTTTTCTTCTATTGATTTATTGTGATCAAATCAAAACCAGTATTTATGATTCCTTTTGTTCCTCTAAAACCGGCAATTAAAATTTGGTTTGATTTTCTTACTCCTAGTTCTTTTAAAATTGACCGACTTCAGTTTCCAAAGAATTGGCCGACTTAAATCTTGATGGTAGTCTCCCACACATGAAAACTTTGACAATTCGCTGCACTGACTCTATGAAGTTCATAGTTCCACTGTTCAGAAAAGAAGTAAATGCATGAAGATAATCTTTGTCCGTTATTAGCAAATCTTACTGTCTCCCTTTTCCAGAAGTATGTATATCATAAAGTCAAGTTTAACTAATGACAAAGGGCAAGCATGTCTGGCTATTTAACTATTGCAGATGTTGAGATACTTTTCGTTTTCTAACAATCTTTATATGTGAATATAGATCTTCCAAAGGTGAAGCGCAGCGCATTCCTCTCATTTTAAGCAAGTAATGAAACCCAAACCCTTGGCCCTTGCATGTTTATCAGCTTCTTGCTGCTCCACGTTCACTTGATAGGTGGAACAATTTGGCCAAACTTCCCTGGCTGTTGGTATTATCCGGTAATCGCCCAGTAAATGTTGTGACTTGGGTGTAGCATGATGGAAAGACATTCCTCTACTTTGCTGGCTCTTGCCCCCTTCTTCCTTCCCTCTTCACAAGTTGGATCTATTCTCTTGAAACACTCTGATAGCAAGTGAGACATTATTTATGGTGGCAATACACAGTTCTATCCTGCGAATTGAACTTACAGTGCATTGGCTGGAAGTCTAGCTGATCAACCAAGCACCATGACCACTTGCAGTAGAAACAAACCTGGGCTGTATTGCTGCCTTACTGGGATATTATAGGTTATGATTTCTCTGTAGCAAAATAGCTCACAACAGGGTGAAGTAGAAATAGTCTTTCCAGTGAGCAAGTCCTATGGTACTAGCCCTCAGAAGGTTTGAGCATCTGTGGCTTATCTAACCTGCTCATCTGAATGAAGCTGCACAGAGGAGAGAACAATGGAGAGGTCAAATTGCATAGTTTTAATGTTTAAGGTTTCTTTAATGGAATGTTACAAAGAATTTTAAACTCTTTTGATTTCCCATTGTCTGCGCTTGAAAgagagcatcccatttctctttcCTTTCCACAGCTGTTCAGCTGATGTCACAGCACTAGTTCAAGTCAATAACCCTACATTCCAAAGCTGGTTTGTCTGAGGAAGATGACTTACTGCTGTGAAGACAGATTTAAACTGATTCACCAAAAGTTCACATAATCTTTAAGAAATAGTCAGTTGCACAAAACAGTTTCTGGTCCGCAATGAAGTTGCAGCAGAATTAACTAACTCCAGACCAACTTAGAATAGTGGGAAAAGGGTCACTGAACGTTTTGGTAAAAGAGTTGGCATGTCACCAAGCAAATGACATCCacagtttttcaaaaaaaaattaattcaatattaGGCACACTGGAAGAAAgacagaacatttttaaaaaaaataccagtATTTTTTAAGCAGTGAGAGAGGTTAGCAAAACTCAATTTGTTTTGTTGTGGTAGTTAAATATCACTGACCGGCTGAAAGCAGACGGTAATGTGGGGTCAGCACACCTGCCAACTAATTGCAAATGGTCTCCTTGCCAACTCTAATTATAGCTTTATT contains these protein-coding regions:
- the LOC125463688 gene encoding inward rectifier potassium channel 2, translating into MGSVRANRYSIVSSEEDGMKLATMAVANGYGNGKSKIHTRQQCRSRFVKKDGHCNVQFVNMSEKGQRYLSDIFTTCVDIRWRWMLVIFCLSFILSWLLFGCMFWLIALMHGDLDNKEMHKPCVSEVKSFTAAFLFSIETQTTIGYGFRCVTEECPIAVFIVVFQSIVGCIIDAFIIGAVMAKMAKPKKRNETLIFSDSAVIAMRDGKLCLMWRVGNLRKSHLVEAHVRAQLLKSRITPEGEYIPLDQVDVNVGFDSGIDRIFLVSPITIVHEIDEDSPFYDLSKQDMDNADFEIVVILEGMVEATAMTTQCRSSYLASEILWGHRFEPVLFEEKNYYKVDYSRFHKTYEVPNTPLCCARDLAEKKYILSTPNTFCYENEVALMNKDDEDSEAGTPDSPSTETLTNTDHNQATVPLEPRPLRRESEI